Proteins from a genomic interval of Crassostrea angulata isolate pt1a10 chromosome 7, ASM2561291v2, whole genome shotgun sequence:
- the LOC128191862 gene encoding tryptophan 2,3-dioxygenase-like yields MSDEPKKLTYETYLGLDKLLTCQELESEKAGNRVAEEHLFIIVHQGFEIWFKQILEDFKGVIDIFKEPKIEERTHLSGITTKLGRCILILKVVIQHFEIIETMPPAVFLNFRKYLKSGSGFQSLQFRQIENTLGLRPETREQDQPGKDYKDALNTEQSEVAKDSEKGDTLFSVAETWLKNVFGTYVRDRVQYFNVLSEMMKTWAEDTTMEEHHRGNKGAFDKILKEDTYETIPDRRLTFEAFHGALLISLYQDEPEFQSAYHTIKLFMDIDSLVSKWRHTHVLMVHRMLGKKTGTGGSSGYDYLKRTNQDKYRVFMEFFNMGAYLIPEDYKRGEKPYSVP; encoded by the exons AGGAACTAGAGAGCGAAAAGGCAGGAAACCGGGTTGCCGAGGAACACCTCTTCATCATCGTTCATCAAG GATTTGAGATATGGTTCAAACAGATACTCGAAGATTTTAAAGGCGTCATAGACATATTTAAAGAGCCT aaaattgaaGAACGGACACATTTGTCTGGAATCACCACAAAATTAGGACgatgcattttaattttgaag GTAGTTATTCAGCATTTCGAAATAATTGAGACTATGCCACCTGCAGTTTTCCTGAATTTTAG aaaatatttgaagaGCGGATCAGGATTTCAAAGTCTACAGTTTCGCCAGATTGAAAATACTCTTGGTCTAAGACCT GAGACACGAGAGCAGGATCAACCAGGAAAGGATTACAAAGATGCTCTCAATACAGAACAAAGCGAGGTAGCAAAAGACTCAGAAAAAGGGGATACCCTATTTTCAGTTGCAGAG ACATGGCTAAAAAATGTATTTGGTACCTATGTCAGGGATCGGGTTCAGTATTTTAACGTGCTGAGTGAAATGATGAAAACATGGGCTGAG GATACCACAATGGAGGAGCATCATAGAGGAAATAAG gGAGCATTTGATAAGATTCTGAAAGAAGATACCTATGAAACCATACCAG ATAGGAGACTTACTTTCGAGGCTTTCCACGGAGCGTTGTTGATTTCACTTTACCAAGACGAACCGGAATTCCAAAGCGCATACCATACAATAAAGCTTTTTATGGACATAGACTCTTTAGTCTCAAAATGGCGCC ATACGCATGTTCTCATGGTTCATCGTATGCTTGGAAAGAAAACTGGAACAGGGGGCTCTTCGGGATACGACTACTTAAAAAGGACTAATCA AGATAAATACAGAGTGTTCATGGAATTTTTTAATATGGGTGCATATCTCATCCCGGAAGATTACAAGAGAGGGGAAAAACCGTATTCTGTTCCTTAA